One segment of Pristis pectinata isolate sPriPec2 chromosome 3, sPriPec2.1.pri, whole genome shotgun sequence DNA contains the following:
- the LOC127567916 gene encoding transmembrane protein 125 produces the protein MPELSEITSGRSPANPSRIQQSILEDQVELWWFQDLKRSILCYSVAVVLILGTGLGGIVLLSTATSKSSEWRLGVGTVLCLLALGILLKQLLSSAIQDMNCMRNRTQINKLRSGGLIDYLLILIAGSVILICGYVLIILANSDPHLSVRSWSDMLIAGVAITLSGSIILLLLLVYSLIFKLCPHVVSGTSGRGGLSIYVISAGVTEGRQREVSSSTANLI, from the coding sequence ATGCCTGAGCTTTCTGAGATCACATCTGGCCGCTCTCCAGCAAATCCTTCTCGGATTCAGCAGAGTATCCTGGAGGATCAAGTGGAATTGTGGTGGTTCCAAGATCTTAAACGTTCGATCTTATGTTACTCCGTGGCTGTGGTGCTGATCCTGGGGACTGGATTGGgaggaattgttttattatctaCAGCGACTAGTAAATCGAGTGAATGGCGACTGGGAGTTGGAACTGTCCTGTGTCTCCTAGCTTTGGGCATCCTCTTAAAACAGTTGCTGAGCTCCGCTATCCAGGATATGAACTGCATGAGGAACCGGACCCAGATTAACAAGCTAAGGAGTGGAGGGTTAATTGATTATTTGCTTATTTTAATTGCTGGATCTGTAATACTTATCTGTGGTTATGTGCTGATAATTCTGGCAAATTCTGATCCTCATCTCTCAGTAAGATCCTGGAGTGACATGTTAATTGCAGGTGTCGCTATTACATTGTCTGGCTCCATTATTCTCCTCTTGCTCCTCGTCTACAGTTTAATCTTCAAGCTTTGTCCCCATGTAGTATCTGGGACTTCAGGCAGAGGAGGACTAAGCATTTATGTCATATCTGCAGGTGTTACAGAGGGGAGGCAAAGAGAAGTCTCTTCCAGTACAGCCAACCTAATATAA